DNA from Misgurnus anguillicaudatus chromosome 13, ASM2758022v2, whole genome shotgun sequence:
ATGTAGAAATAAAAGGATGATTAATATGGATCTAATCAgcaatatttttgttatttttctaaAGTCTCAACCTCATCCATTGGTGTGGGCCAAGTTAAAAGGTTTTCCCTTCTGGCCTGCTAAAGCCTTAAGAGACAAAGATGGTCAGGTGGATGCGCGGTTCTTCGGCCAGCACGACAGGTTAGCCTGTTACTCCATTTTTGTTATGTTTGGATACACCTGGATGGAAATAACATGCTTTTTTGTTCGTTTCAGAGCCTGGGTACCCATAAACAACTGTTACCTTATGTCTAAAGAGATCCCGTTTTCTGTAAAAAAGACCAAAAGTATCTTCAACAGCGCCATGCAGGAAATGGAGGTCTACGTGGAGAACGTGCGCAAGAAATATGCCGTGTTCAATTACGCTCCGTTCCGGACACCGTACACACCCAACAACCAGTTTCAGATGCTGCAGGACCCCAATAATCCCAAAAAAGGCCCTGTTAAACCCGAGAAAACGGACAAGGTCAAGTTTAACTTCGATATGACTGCATCTCCCAAGATGACCCCGGGTAAGGCGGTGATGTCAGGAGGAGGGACGGGGCGTCGGATCTCTACGACAGACATGCCCAGATCTCCAATGAGCACCAACTCATCGGTCCACACCGGGTCAGACCTGGAGCAGGACGATCGAGGGCCGAGAATTTCTTCGAGTCACTGTAGCGCGGGTGAAGACTCGATGGATTACACAGGTGCTTGACTAACTAACTCACTGCAAAACTGTGTGATAAAGCTCAAGGTTGAACTAAAAGCATGCCTTTTTGCCAACAGCTTCTCCTGCGTCTCTAAAAACAAGCGgcagccccaaaccatcacTTCCCACACCGGTTAAACAGGAAAGGACTTCGGGCACAGGGGGTATCCTCAACCTAAACCTGGGTACATCTCCAACCCACCACATTCCACATTGCTTTTGAATTAACTATTGTTGAATGTTAAAGCAAATTGCGTATGATATTTTGGCAGATCGTATTAAAGCCGAAATGGACCTTAAGGAGCTCAGTGAGACTGTACAACAGCAACAACAGCAGCAAGCGTCTGTGCTCCTCACCTCTCCCAAAAAACCAACCAGGAGTTTGGATAAAACCATCGAGAGCTGCAAGGCTCAGCTTGGTAATGAACACTGAAATTTGAAGTTATATTTGTAAAAGTATATATAGTCAAAAACATTTGACGCTTATGATATCTCTAACTTAATCATGTAGTGATGTCATTGGTGATATCATCAGTGTCACATTCACTTGCTTGAACTTGTGCATTTTCACGATAAACTCTGTACTCTTATGTACACACAGGAATCGATGAGATCTCGGATGATGTTTATCCGGGTGTTGAGCACAGCGACTCGGACGAGTCCGATAAATCTGACTCGAGCGACAGTGAATACATGTCCGACGATGAACAGAAGCCTAAGAACGCTAACCACAGCAACAGCGTCCACAAAGACTCAAAAAAACCATCAAGGCATCCAACCGCTCAGGGAAAAGACCAAGACGTTGCCCCTTCAATGCCAGCAGCGGACAAGAAATCCTCAGATCTCCAAACCAAAGAGAAGATAAGTGGTGCTACAGAAAAAGATACTCAGGAGAAGAAGCCCCCAGCGCAGACCACAAGAGCGAGTTCCCAGGCTGGACAAGAAGGAAGAAGTGCCGGCCCGGAGCTGGATATGGATTCAGACTCCGAGCGCGAGCTGGTGATAGACCTCGGTGAGGAATCTGGAGGAAGGGAAAAGAAGAAAGCCAAGCGGGATACTGCAGCGGCACCCGTCTCCACACCTAAAGACCAACAGACAGGTGTTAAGACTGAAGGTAGATATCTCATTTTTTGGAAACAACAAAATTTCTGGTGTCAATTGTTCAATCACATCTCATTTCTGTCTAGGTAAAGCCTCGGCGTCAACCAGCGTATCCGCTTCTCCATCTACGGATAACACCTCATCTTCCTCCAATCTCGTTCCGAAAGACGCATCCACACCTGCCATCAAGCCACCAGCGCCGGTCACCACTGTATCTACCACTCCAGCCACCACAACCTCAGCCGTCGCTTCAGTTCCAGCAGCCTCTAATGTGGTAAAGAAACAGCGCCCCCTGCTGCCCAAAGAGAGCGCACAGCCGGCTCAGCGGCCTGCTGTGTGGAACCAGACCAGCGGTAAATTCCAGACATCTTCTCAAAAGTGGCACATGCAAAAGGTTCAGAGGCAGCAACAGCAGGGTGGGCAGGTTCCCCAGGTGCCGGCGCCGGTGTCGAGCGAATCACAGCCTCAGACACCAGACAACAGCTCAAGCACCCGTCGCCAGACCAGACAGTATGTCAAGGGTACGTATAAATTGTGTTTTCTTAAACCCTTGAGCTGAAAAACGAATTTAATACAATGGCCGCATTCTTGGTTACCCTGTTTAGTATTGGGATGCAAAATTCATGAAATGATATCTCTATGGTTTCACCAGCTGTTCAACAGAAAGATGCCTCTCCTGTTAACGCTGCATCCGGTTCCTCCACATCCAGTTTGGCCGGAGATTTCCTCACCCCTCCTGCCTCCGCAGATGTGGCCGCTGACATTGCCAAGTACACCACAAAGGTAATACACATGATCACTGAAGAGTTTATCATTAGAAGTCTATGAGAAGCGAATACTGTAGAGCAGGGTTTCCCAACCCCCCTGGTGGTTTGCAGGGGTATTGCATGAGATTCAATAGTtgctaaataaatttttttaagtgttaaataaattgtttaagtgttataattgggtccccattgcttctatcaacctagaaaatgtgataaagaacaacccagtaacttagtgcagattaaggggccgtTTTATATGATAGATGATGATCCCTTTTTGACATCAATAGGGGAGCCAAATTcccatgacctattttttcacatgcttacagagaattgtttaccaaaactatccaaccacgacagtgccatttagtgcagagagaaaataatAACTGACagataattgacagcacaattgagtttcaatttaaacaaacatccattatggcgatcagtg
Protein-coding regions in this window:
- the prkcbp1l gene encoding protein kinase C binding protein 1, like isoform X2 is translated as MHPQSLAEEEIKTESDVVEGMEVSMPPKVPDLGSAEQAPAPQKRKAPSPPHSSNGHSPSDTSPSPTKKKKKPGLVNTNKDQCELRHGPFYYVKQPALTTDPVDVVPQDGRNDFYCWLCHREGQVLCCELCPRVYHAKCLKLAAEPEGDWFCPECEKITVAECIETQSKAMTMLNLEQLSYLLKFALQKMKQPGTEPFQKPVSLEQHPDYAEYIFHPMDLCTLEKNIKKKMYGCTEAFLADVKWILHNCIIYNGGNHKLTATAKVIVKICEHEMNEIEVCPECYLSACQKRDNWFCEPCSQPHPLVWAKLKGFPFWPAKALRDKDGQVDARFFGQHDRAWVPINNCYLMSKEIPFSVKKTKSIFNSAMQEMEVYVENVRKKYAVFNYAPFRTPYTPNNQFQMLQDPNNPKKGPVKPEKTDKVKFNFDMTASPKMTPGKAVMSGGGTGRRISTTDMPRSPMSTNSSVHTGSDLEQDDRGPRISSSHCSAGEDSMDYTASPASLKTSGSPKPSLPTPVKQERTSGTGGILNLNLDRIKAEMDLKELSETVQQQQQQQASVLLTSPKKPTRSLDKTIESCKAQLGIDEISDDVYPGVEHSDSDESDKSDSSDSEYMSDDEQKPKNANHSNSVHKDSKKPSRHPTAQGKDQDVAPSMPAADKKSSDLQTKEKISGATEKDTQEKKPPAQTTRASSQAGQEGRSAGPELDMDSDSERELVIDLGEESGGREKKKAKRDTAAAPVSTPKDQQTGVKTEGKASASTSVSASPSTDNTSSSSNLVPKDASTPAIKPPAPVTTVSTTPATTTSAVASVPAASNVVKKQRPLLPKESAQPAQRPAVWNQTSGKFQTSSQKWHMQKVQRQQQQGGQVPQVPAPVSSESQPQTPDNSSSTRRQTRQYVKAVQQKDASPVNAASGSSTSSLAGDFLTPPASADVAADIAKYTTKMMDVIKGTMTEIYQDLSKSTTGNTIAEIRRLRIEIEKLQWLHQQELSEMKHNLELTMAEMRQSLEQEKERLVSEVKKQMEVEKQQAVDETKKKQWCANCKKEAIFYCCWNTSYCDYPCQQAHWPEHMKSCTQSATASQQETEAESTSDPVGKPVGQSPKTQPSPAGGKTSPANRGPSPSTDNTKGSASVAVS
- the prkcbp1l gene encoding protein kinase C binding protein 1, like isoform X6 codes for the protein MHPQSLAEEEIKTESDVVEGMEVSMPPKAVPDLGSAEQAPAPQKRKAPSPPHSSNGHSPSDTSPSPTKKKKKPGLVNTNKDQDGRNDFYCWLCHREGQVLCCELCPRVYHAKCLKLAAEPEGDWFCPECEKITVAECIETQSKAMTMLNLEQLSYLLKFALQKMKQPGTEPFQKPVSLEQHPDYAEYIFHPMDLCTLEKNIKKKMYGCTEAFLADVKWILHNCIIYNGGNHKLTATAKVIVKICEHEMNEIEVCPECYLSACQKRDNWFCEPCSQPHPLVWAKLKGFPFWPAKALRDKDGQVDARFFGQHDRAWVPINNCYLMSKEIPFSVKKTKSIFNSAMQEMEVYVENVRKKYAVFNYAPFRTPYTPNNQFQMLQDPNNPKKGPVKPEKTDKVKFNFDMTASPKMTPGKAVMSGGGTGRRISTTDMPRSPMSTNSSVHTGSDLEQDDRGPRISSSHCSAGEDSMDYTASPASLKTSGSPKPSLPTPVKQERTSGTGGILNLNLDRIKAEMDLKELSETVQQQQQQQASVLLTSPKKPTRSLDKTIESCKAQLGIDEISDDVYPGVEHSDSDESDKSDSSDSEYMSDDEQKPKNANHSNSVHKDSKKPSRHPTAQGKDQDVAPSMPAADKKSSDLQTKEKISGATEKDTQEKKPPAQTTRASSQAGQEGRSAGPELDMDSDSERELVIDLGEESGGREKKKAKRDTAAAPVSTPKDQQTGVKTEGKASASTSVSASPSTDNTSSSSNLVPKDASTPAIKPPAPVTTVSTTPATTTSAVASVPAASNVVKKQRPLLPKESAQPAQRPAVWNQTSGKFQTSSQKWHMQKVQRQQQQGGQVPQVPAPVSSESQPQTPDNSSSTRRQTRQYVKAVQQKDASPVNAASGSSTSSLAGDFLTPPASADVAADIAKYTTKMMDVIKGTMTEIYQDLSKSTTGNTIAEIRRLRIEIEKLQWLHQQELSEMKHNLELTMAEMRQSLEQEKERLVSEVKKQMEVEKQQAVDETKKKQWCANCKKEAIFYCCWNTSYCDYPCQQAHWPEHMKSCTQSATASQQETEAESTSDPVGKPVGQSPKTQPSPAGGKTSPANRGPSPSTDNTKGSASVAVS
- the prkcbp1l gene encoding protein kinase C binding protein 1, like isoform X4, with the protein product MEVSMPPKVPDLGSAEQAPAPQKRKAPSPPHSSNGHSPSDTSPSPTKKKKKPGLVNTNKDQCELRHGPFYYVKQPALTTDPVDVVPQDGRNDFYCWLCHREGQVLCCELCPRVYHAKCLKLAAEPEGDWFCPECEKITVAECIETQSKAMTMLNLEQLSYLLKFALQKMKQPGTEPFQKPVSLEQHPDYAEYIFHPMDLCTLEKNIKKKMYGCTEAFLADVKWILHNCIIYNGGNHKLTATAKVIVKICEHEMNEIEVCPECYLSACQKRDNWFCEPCSQPHPLVWAKLKGFPFWPAKALRDKDGQVDARFFGQHDRAWVPINNCYLMSKEIPFSVKKTKSIFNSAMQEMEVYVENVRKKYAVFNYAPFRTPYTPNNQFQMLQDPNNPKKGPVKPEKTDKVKFNFDMTASPKMTPGKAVMSGGGTGRRISTTDMPRSPMSTNSSVHTGSDLEQDDRGPRISSSHCSAGEDSMDYTASPASLKTSGSPKPSLPTPVKQERTSGTGGILNLNLDRIKAEMDLKELSETVQQQQQQQASVLLTSPKKPTRSLDKTIESCKAQLGIDEISDDVYPGVEHSDSDESDKSDSSDSEYMSDDEQKPKNANHSNSVHKDSKKPSRHPTAQGKDQDVAPSMPAADKKSSDLQTKEKISGATEKDTQEKKPPAQTTRASSQAGQEGRSAGPELDMDSDSERELVIDLGEESGGREKKKAKRDTAAAPVSTPKDQQTGVKTEGKASASTSVSASPSTDNTSSSSNLVPKDASTPAIKPPAPVTTVSTTPATTTSAVASVPAASNVVKKQRPLLPKESAQPAQRPAVWNQTSGKFQTSSQKWHMQKVQRQQQQGGQVPQVPAPVSSESQPQTPDNSSSTRRQTRQYVKAVQQKDASPVNAASGSSTSSLAGDFLTPPASADVAADIAKYTTKMMDVIKGTMTEIYQDLSKSTTGNTIAEIRRLRIEIEKLQWLHQQELSEMKHNLELTMAEMRQSLEQEKERLVSEVKKQMEVEKQQAVDETKKKQWCANCKKEAIFYCCWNTSYCDYPCQQAHWPEHMKSCTQSATASQQETEAESTSDPVGKPVGQSPKTQPSPAGGKTSPANRGPSPSTDNTKGSASVAVS
- the prkcbp1l gene encoding protein kinase C binding protein 1, like isoform X5, producing MHPQSLAEEEIKTESDVVEGMEVSMPPKAVPDLGSAEQAPAPQKRKAPSPPHSSNGHSPSDTSPSPTKKKKKPGLVNTNKDQCELRHGPFYYVKQPALTTDPVDVVPQDGRNDFYCWLCHREGQVLCCELCPRVYHAKCLKLAAEPEGDWFCPECEKITVAECIETQSKAMTMLNLEQLSYLLKFALQKMKQPGTEPFQKPVSLEQHPDYAEYIFHPMDLCTLEKNIKKKMYGCTEAFLADVKWILHNCIIYNGGNHKLTATAKVIVKICEHEMNEIEVCPECYLSACQKRDNWFCEPCSQPHPLVWAKLKGFPFWPAKALRDKDGQVDARFFGQHDRAWVPINNCYLMSKEIPFSVKKTKSIFNSAMQEMEVYVENVRKKYAVFNYAPFRTPYTPNNQFQMLQDPNNPKKGPVKPEKTDKVKFNFDMTASPKMTPGKAVMSGGGTGRRISTTDMPRSPMSTNSSVHTGSDLEQDDRGPRISSSHCSAGEDSMDYTASPASLKTSGSPKPSLPTPVKQERTSGTGGILNLNLDRIKAEMDLKELSETVQQQQQQQASVLLTSPKKPTRSLDKTIESCKAQLGIDEISDDVYPGVEHSDSDESDKSDSSDSEYMSDDEQKPKNANHSNSVHKDSKKPSRHPTAQGKDQDVAPSMPAADKKSSDLQTKEKISGATEKDTQEKKPPAQTTRASSQAGQEGRSAGPELDMDSDSERELVIDLGEESGGREKKKAKRDTAAAPVSTPKDQQTGVKTEGKASASTSVSASPSTDNTSSSSNLVPKDASTPAIKPPAPVTTVSTTPATTTSAVASVPAASNVVKKQRPLLPKESAQPAQRPAVWNQTSGKFQTSSQKWHMQKVQRQQQQGGQVPQVPAPVSSESQPQTPDNSSSTRRQTRQYVKAVQQKDASPVNAASGSSTSSLAGDFLTPPASADVAADIAKYTTKMMDVIKGTMTEIYQDLSKSTTGNTIAEIRRLRIEIEKLQWLHQQELSEMKHNLELTMAEMRQSLEQEKERLVSEVKKQMEVEKQQAVDETKKKQWCANCKKEAIFYCCWNTSYCDYPCQQAHWPEHMKSCTQSASLPSGPPGKLPVFQMASPLLSGGNQSTSDSLPHAPQR
- the prkcbp1l gene encoding protein kinase C binding protein 1, like isoform X1, which translates into the protein MHPQSLAEEEIKTESDVVEGMEVSMPPKAVPDLGSAEQAPAPQKRKAPSPPHSSNGHSPSDTSPSPTKKKKKPGLVNTNKDQCELRHGPFYYVKQPALTTDPVDVVPQDGRNDFYCWLCHREGQVLCCELCPRVYHAKCLKLAAEPEGDWFCPECEKITVAECIETQSKAMTMLNLEQLSYLLKFALQKMKQPGTEPFQKPVSLEQHPDYAEYIFHPMDLCTLEKNIKKKMYGCTEAFLADVKWILHNCIIYNGGNHKLTATAKVIVKICEHEMNEIEVCPECYLSACQKRDNWFCEPCSQPHPLVWAKLKGFPFWPAKALRDKDGQVDARFFGQHDRAWVPINNCYLMSKEIPFSVKKTKSIFNSAMQEMEVYVENVRKKYAVFNYAPFRTPYTPNNQFQMLQDPNNPKKGPVKPEKTDKVKFNFDMTASPKMTPGKAVMSGGGTGRRISTTDMPRSPMSTNSSVHTGSDLEQDDRGPRISSSHCSAGEDSMDYTASPASLKTSGSPKPSLPTPVKQERTSGTGGILNLNLDRIKAEMDLKELSETVQQQQQQQASVLLTSPKKPTRSLDKTIESCKAQLGIDEISDDVYPGVEHSDSDESDKSDSSDSEYMSDDEQKPKNANHSNSVHKDSKKPSRHPTAQGKDQDVAPSMPAADKKSSDLQTKEKISGATEKDTQEKKPPAQTTRASSQAGQEGRSAGPELDMDSDSERELVIDLGEESGGREKKKAKRDTAAAPVSTPKDQQTGVKTEGKASASTSVSASPSTDNTSSSSNLVPKDASTPAIKPPAPVTTVSTTPATTTSAVASVPAASNVVKKQRPLLPKESAQPAQRPAVWNQTSGKFQTSSQKWHMQKVQRQQQQGGQVPQVPAPVSSESQPQTPDNSSSTRRQTRQYVKAVQQKDASPVNAASGSSTSSLAGDFLTPPASADVAADIAKYTTKMMDVIKGTMTEIYQDLSKSTTGNTIAEIRRLRIEIEKLQWLHQQELSEMKHNLELTMAEMRQSLEQEKERLVSEVKKQMEVEKQQAVDETKKKQWCANCKKEAIFYCCWNTSYCDYPCQQAHWPEHMKSCTQSATASQQETEAESTSDPVGKPVGQSPKTQPSPAGGKTSPANRGPSPSTDNTKGSASVAVS
- the prkcbp1l gene encoding protein kinase C binding protein 1, like isoform X7, producing the protein MHPQSLAEEEIKTESDVVEGMEVSMPPKVPDLGSAEQAPAPQKRKAPSPPHSSNGHSPSDTSPSPTKKKKKPGLVNTNKDQDGRNDFYCWLCHREGQVLCCELCPRVYHAKCLKLAAEPEGDWFCPECEKITVAECIETQSKAMTMLNLEQLSYLLKFALQKMKQPGTEPFQKPVSLEQHPDYAEYIFHPMDLCTLEKNIKKKMYGCTEAFLADVKWILHNCIIYNGGNHKLTATAKVIVKICEHEMNEIEVCPECYLSACQKRDNWFCEPCSQPHPLVWAKLKGFPFWPAKALRDKDGQVDARFFGQHDRAWVPINNCYLMSKEIPFSVKKTKSIFNSAMQEMEVYVENVRKKYAVFNYAPFRTPYTPNNQFQMLQDPNNPKKGPVKPEKTDKVKFNFDMTASPKMTPGKAVMSGGGTGRRISTTDMPRSPMSTNSSVHTGSDLEQDDRGPRISSSHCSAGEDSMDYTASPASLKTSGSPKPSLPTPVKQERTSGTGGILNLNLDRIKAEMDLKELSETVQQQQQQQASVLLTSPKKPTRSLDKTIESCKAQLGIDEISDDVYPGVEHSDSDESDKSDSSDSEYMSDDEQKPKNANHSNSVHKDSKKPSRHPTAQGKDQDVAPSMPAADKKSSDLQTKEKISGATEKDTQEKKPPAQTTRASSQAGQEGRSAGPELDMDSDSERELVIDLGEESGGREKKKAKRDTAAAPVSTPKDQQTGVKTEGKASASTSVSASPSTDNTSSSSNLVPKDASTPAIKPPAPVTTVSTTPATTTSAVASVPAASNVVKKQRPLLPKESAQPAQRPAVWNQTSGKFQTSSQKWHMQKVQRQQQQGGQVPQVPAPVSSESQPQTPDNSSSTRRQTRQYVKAVQQKDASPVNAASGSSTSSLAGDFLTPPASADVAADIAKYTTKMMDVIKGTMTEIYQDLSKSTTGNTIAEIRRLRIEIEKLQWLHQQELSEMKHNLELTMAEMRQSLEQEKERLVSEVKKQMEVEKQQAVDETKKKQWCANCKKEAIFYCCWNTSYCDYPCQQAHWPEHMKSCTQSATASQQETEAESTSDPVGKPVGQSPKTQPSPAGGKTSPANRGPSPSTDNTKGSASVAVS
- the prkcbp1l gene encoding protein kinase C binding protein 1, like isoform X3; its protein translation is MEVSMPPKAVPDLGSAEQAPAPQKRKAPSPPHSSNGHSPSDTSPSPTKKKKKPGLVNTNKDQCELRHGPFYYVKQPALTTDPVDVVPQDGRNDFYCWLCHREGQVLCCELCPRVYHAKCLKLAAEPEGDWFCPECEKITVAECIETQSKAMTMLNLEQLSYLLKFALQKMKQPGTEPFQKPVSLEQHPDYAEYIFHPMDLCTLEKNIKKKMYGCTEAFLADVKWILHNCIIYNGGNHKLTATAKVIVKICEHEMNEIEVCPECYLSACQKRDNWFCEPCSQPHPLVWAKLKGFPFWPAKALRDKDGQVDARFFGQHDRAWVPINNCYLMSKEIPFSVKKTKSIFNSAMQEMEVYVENVRKKYAVFNYAPFRTPYTPNNQFQMLQDPNNPKKGPVKPEKTDKVKFNFDMTASPKMTPGKAVMSGGGTGRRISTTDMPRSPMSTNSSVHTGSDLEQDDRGPRISSSHCSAGEDSMDYTASPASLKTSGSPKPSLPTPVKQERTSGTGGILNLNLDRIKAEMDLKELSETVQQQQQQQASVLLTSPKKPTRSLDKTIESCKAQLGIDEISDDVYPGVEHSDSDESDKSDSSDSEYMSDDEQKPKNANHSNSVHKDSKKPSRHPTAQGKDQDVAPSMPAADKKSSDLQTKEKISGATEKDTQEKKPPAQTTRASSQAGQEGRSAGPELDMDSDSERELVIDLGEESGGREKKKAKRDTAAAPVSTPKDQQTGVKTEGKASASTSVSASPSTDNTSSSSNLVPKDASTPAIKPPAPVTTVSTTPATTTSAVASVPAASNVVKKQRPLLPKESAQPAQRPAVWNQTSGKFQTSSQKWHMQKVQRQQQQGGQVPQVPAPVSSESQPQTPDNSSSTRRQTRQYVKAVQQKDASPVNAASGSSTSSLAGDFLTPPASADVAADIAKYTTKMMDVIKGTMTEIYQDLSKSTTGNTIAEIRRLRIEIEKLQWLHQQELSEMKHNLELTMAEMRQSLEQEKERLVSEVKKQMEVEKQQAVDETKKKQWCANCKKEAIFYCCWNTSYCDYPCQQAHWPEHMKSCTQSATASQQETEAESTSDPVGKPVGQSPKTQPSPAGGKTSPANRGPSPSTDNTKGSASVAVS